Proteins from a single region of Acidobacteriota bacterium:
- a CDS encoding Flp family type IVb pilin, translated as MKLLLRRLGRLLREEDGQDLVEYGLLALFVAVAGVAAWNAIVTGLGTSYLGYDSGVQGLWIPNDPVSSGT; from the coding sequence ATGAAACTGCTGCTCCGACGGCTCGGTCGGCTTCTCCGCGAGGAAGACGGCCAGGATCTCGTCGAGTACGGCCTCCTCGCCTTGTTTGTCGCGGTCGCGGGTGTTGCGGCGTGGAACGCTATTGTCACGGGCTTGGGCACGTCGTATCTAGGTTACGACTCGGGTGTCCAGGGTCTCTGGATACCGAACGATCCAGTGAGCAGCGGGACATGA
- a CDS encoding Flp family type IVb pilin, protein MKNLIQRFIREEDGQDLIEYALLIVFIAVIVVVALEPLGITVQGVYESINTKLKG, encoded by the coding sequence ATGAAGAACCTGATTCAGCGTTTCATCCGTGAAGAGGACGGCCAGGACCTGATCGAGTACGCGTTGCTCATCGTGTTCATCGCGGTCATCGTAGTGGTCGCTCTGGAGCCGCTGGGGATTACTGTCCAGGGGGTCTACGAGTCGATCAACACGAAGCTGAAGGGCTAG
- a CDS encoding Flp family type IVb pilin translates to MTAVRRVRRILRDERGQDLIEYGLLASLIAVVVSGAVQILGRGVSDLWTRIVTDLVLYFS, encoded by the coding sequence ATGACTGCCGTGAGACGGGTCCGGAGGATTTTGAGAGACGAGCGTGGGCAAGACCTGATCGAGTACGGGTTGCTCGCCAGTCTCATAGCCGTCGTTGTAAGTGGTGCCGTGCAGATACTCGGAAGAGGCGTGTCGGACTTGTGGACTCGAATCGTAACCGATCTTGTTTTGTATTTCTCGTGA